The following are encoded together in the Vespa velutina chromosome 3, iVesVel2.1, whole genome shotgun sequence genome:
- the LOC124947529 gene encoding sialin-like isoform X3 translates to MMFTCCWTSYMCRLQMPILAVPMIKALPTEDVTGACFNDNERQRRSLLMLEPIDFIEEYIMDRKLNFYETKEIEGEGERFLRQTDDQAEQPSRPSSFELFNGLPFDWSPHIRGQLIAAYGYGYLPGCFLGGLMALKWGPRKAILWTSVLAAFISLITPILAQIHWGALVFARMIIGLTGGVTFPACHTLVAKWAPPDERARFVWSLLGGTFGTVFTYPMVAAIADYINWESAWYIPSVMMFLWIIFWALLTFDSPMEHPGITEEEKEYILNSQAGIVRMQKPTLKQTPIKQIFTSIPFISLVICHFGNLFLLFFYQNSLMLYMTKALGFQLTKGGTAAGLPWAGRMLFGFFFCWAGDNIKKKQLMSVTKLRKCATIFSHLLPGIFLILVGYAECSLYLANVFLFFALGFNGAASIANLSNNQDISPNFAGFLYGIMNTVGSVSSVIIPTMVEEIAGKYGNPIHKWRILFWIGAGVCILSMVIFIIGGSGEIQKWNEIKDQPDAERGKAEAGTT, encoded by the exons ATGATGTTTACTTGCTGTTGGACCAGTTACATGTGTCGTTTACAAATGCCTATCTTGGCAGTACCAATGATCAAGGCTTTACCGACCGAAGATGTAACCGGTGCATGTTTCAATGACAATGAACGTCAACGGCGATCTCTTTTGATGCTCGAACCGATTGATTTCATTGAAGAATATATCATGGACAGAAAATTAAACTTTTATGAAACCAAAGAGATTGAAGGTGAAGGTGAACGCTTTCTCCGACAAACAGATGACCAAGCTGAACAACCAAGTCGACCTTCAAGTTTTGAACTTTTTAATGGATTGCCTTTTGATTGGAGTCCTCATATTCGCGGACAATTAATAGCTGCTTACGGTTACGGATATCTTCCTGGATGTTTTCTTGGCGGTCTGATGGCCTTGAAATGGGGTCCACGAAAGGCAATTCTTTGGACATCCGTATTAGCGGCTTTTATAAGTCTAATCACTCCTATACTAGCACAAATTCATTGGGGTGCACTCGTATTCGCTAGAATGATTATAGGATTGACCGGAGGCGTCACTTTTCCCGCTTGTCACACTTTAGTTGCCAAATGGGCACCTCCTGATGAACGAGCGCGTTTTGTTTGGTCTCTTTTAGGTGGTACGTTTGGTACTGTCTTCACGTATCCTATGGTTGCTGCTATAGCTGACTATATAAATTGGGAATCTGCGTGGTATATACCATCTGTGATGATGTTTTTATGGATAATATTTTGGGCATTGTTAACTTTTGATTCACCTATGGAACATCCGGGTATAaccgaagaggaaaaagaatatattttaaa TTCTCAAGCTGGAATAGTGAGAATGCAAAAGCCTACGTTAAAGCAGACACCAATCAAACAGATATTTACTTCGATTCCGTTCATCAGTCTTGTTATCTGCCACTTTGGCAAtcttttcttactctttttttatcaaaattcgTTAATGTTGTACATGACGAAAGCACTAGGTTTCCAACTTACCAAAGGCGGTACTGCTGCCGGTCTTCCTTGGGCTGGTAGAATGTtatttggtttctttttttgttgggCTGGcgataacattaaaaagaaacaacttaTGAGTGTCACTAAACTTCGAAAATGTGCTACTATATTTT cTCATCTATTACCAGgcatctttttaatattagttGGTTATGCCGAATGTTCCTTATATCTTGCTAACGTATTCTTGTTCTTTGCTTTGGGTTTCAACGGAGCGGCGAGTATAGCGAATCTCTCGAACAATCAAGATATCTCTCCAAATTTTGCAGGTTTTTTGTACGGAATTATGAATACTGTTGGGAGTGTATCTAGTGTGATAATACCGACGATGGTGGAAGAAATTGCAGGCAAATATGGG aATCCAATCCATAAATGGCGAATACTATTTTGGATTGGTGCTGGTGTGTGCATTCTGAGTatggttatttttattattggtgGAAGTggagaaatacaaaaatggaatgaaattaaagatcAACCAGATGCAGAGAGGGGAAAGGCAGAAGCTGGAACGACATAG
- the LOC124947529 gene encoding sialin-like isoform X2, which translates to MKKKLQILISRWIPTRILICLMMFTCCWTSYMCRLQMPILAVPMIKALPTEDVTGACFNDNERQRRSLLMLEPIDFIEEYIMDRKLNFYETKEIEGEGERFLRQTDDQAEQPSRPSSFELFNGLPFDWSPHIRGQLIAAYGYGYLPGCFLGGLMALKWGPRKAILWTSVLAAFISLITPILAQIHWGALVFARMIIGLTGGVTFPACHTLVAKWAPPDERARFVWSLLGGTFGTVFTYPMVAAIADYINWESAWYIPSVMMFLWIIFWALLTFDSPMEHPGITEEEKEYILNSQAGIVRMQKPTLKQTPIKQIFTSIPFISLVICHFGNLFLLFFYQNSLMLYMTKALGFQLTKGGTAAGLPWAGRMLFGFFFCWAGDNIKKKQLMSVTKLRKCATIFSHLLPGIFLILVGYAECSLYLANVFLFFALGFNGAASIANLSNNQDISPNFAGFLYGIMNTVGSVSSVIIPTMVEEIAGKYGNPIHKWRILFWIGAGVCILSMVIFIIGGSGEIQKWNEIKDQPDAERGKAEAGTT; encoded by the exons GATGGATTCCAACGAGAATATTAATATGCTTAATGATGTTTACTTGCTGTTGGACCAGTTACATGTGTCGTTTACAAATGCCTATCTTGGCAGTACCAATGATCAAGGCTTTACCGACCGAAGATGTAACCGGTGCATGTTTCAATGACAATGAACGTCAACGGCGATCTCTTTTGATGCTCGAACCGATTGATTTCATTGAAGAATATATCATGGACAGAAAATTAAACTTTTATGAAACCAAAGAGATTGAAGGTGAAGGTGAACGCTTTCTCCGACAAACAGATGACCAAGCTGAACAACCAAGTCGACCTTCAAGTTTTGAACTTTTTAATGGATTGCCTTTTGATTGGAGTCCTCATATTCGCGGACAATTAATAGCTGCTTACGGTTACGGATATCTTCCTGGATGTTTTCTTGGCGGTCTGATGGCCTTGAAATGGGGTCCACGAAAGGCAATTCTTTGGACATCCGTATTAGCGGCTTTTATAAGTCTAATCACTCCTATACTAGCACAAATTCATTGGGGTGCACTCGTATTCGCTAGAATGATTATAGGATTGACCGGAGGCGTCACTTTTCCCGCTTGTCACACTTTAGTTGCCAAATGGGCACCTCCTGATGAACGAGCGCGTTTTGTTTGGTCTCTTTTAGGTGGTACGTTTGGTACTGTCTTCACGTATCCTATGGTTGCTGCTATAGCTGACTATATAAATTGGGAATCTGCGTGGTATATACCATCTGTGATGATGTTTTTATGGATAATATTTTGGGCATTGTTAACTTTTGATTCACCTATGGAACATCCGGGTATAaccgaagaggaaaaagaatatattttaaa TTCTCAAGCTGGAATAGTGAGAATGCAAAAGCCTACGTTAAAGCAGACACCAATCAAACAGATATTTACTTCGATTCCGTTCATCAGTCTTGTTATCTGCCACTTTGGCAAtcttttcttactctttttttatcaaaattcgTTAATGTTGTACATGACGAAAGCACTAGGTTTCCAACTTACCAAAGGCGGTACTGCTGCCGGTCTTCCTTGGGCTGGTAGAATGTtatttggtttctttttttgttgggCTGGcgataacattaaaaagaaacaacttaTGAGTGTCACTAAACTTCGAAAATGTGCTACTATATTTT cTCATCTATTACCAGgcatctttttaatattagttGGTTATGCCGAATGTTCCTTATATCTTGCTAACGTATTCTTGTTCTTTGCTTTGGGTTTCAACGGAGCGGCGAGTATAGCGAATCTCTCGAACAATCAAGATATCTCTCCAAATTTTGCAGGTTTTTTGTACGGAATTATGAATACTGTTGGGAGTGTATCTAGTGTGATAATACCGACGATGGTGGAAGAAATTGCAGGCAAATATGGG aATCCAATCCATAAATGGCGAATACTATTTTGGATTGGTGCTGGTGTGTGCATTCTGAGTatggttatttttattattggtgGAAGTggagaaatacaaaaatggaatgaaattaaagatcAACCAGATGCAGAGAGGGGAAAGGCAGAAGCTGGAACGACATAG
- the LOC124947529 gene encoding sialin-like isoform X1 yields the protein MHNIIRHPTFIWKLLRWIPTRILICLMMFTCCWTSYMCRLQMPILAVPMIKALPTEDVTGACFNDNERQRRSLLMLEPIDFIEEYIMDRKLNFYETKEIEGEGERFLRQTDDQAEQPSRPSSFELFNGLPFDWSPHIRGQLIAAYGYGYLPGCFLGGLMALKWGPRKAILWTSVLAAFISLITPILAQIHWGALVFARMIIGLTGGVTFPACHTLVAKWAPPDERARFVWSLLGGTFGTVFTYPMVAAIADYINWESAWYIPSVMMFLWIIFWALLTFDSPMEHPGITEEEKEYILNSQAGIVRMQKPTLKQTPIKQIFTSIPFISLVICHFGNLFLLFFYQNSLMLYMTKALGFQLTKGGTAAGLPWAGRMLFGFFFCWAGDNIKKKQLMSVTKLRKCATIFSHLLPGIFLILVGYAECSLYLANVFLFFALGFNGAASIANLSNNQDISPNFAGFLYGIMNTVGSVSSVIIPTMVEEIAGKYGNPIHKWRILFWIGAGVCILSMVIFIIGGSGEIQKWNEIKDQPDAERGKAEAGTT from the exons Atgcataatataat aaGACATCCAACGTTTATCTGGAAATTGTTAC GATGGATTCCAACGAGAATATTAATATGCTTAATGATGTTTACTTGCTGTTGGACCAGTTACATGTGTCGTTTACAAATGCCTATCTTGGCAGTACCAATGATCAAGGCTTTACCGACCGAAGATGTAACCGGTGCATGTTTCAATGACAATGAACGTCAACGGCGATCTCTTTTGATGCTCGAACCGATTGATTTCATTGAAGAATATATCATGGACAGAAAATTAAACTTTTATGAAACCAAAGAGATTGAAGGTGAAGGTGAACGCTTTCTCCGACAAACAGATGACCAAGCTGAACAACCAAGTCGACCTTCAAGTTTTGAACTTTTTAATGGATTGCCTTTTGATTGGAGTCCTCATATTCGCGGACAATTAATAGCTGCTTACGGTTACGGATATCTTCCTGGATGTTTTCTTGGCGGTCTGATGGCCTTGAAATGGGGTCCACGAAAGGCAATTCTTTGGACATCCGTATTAGCGGCTTTTATAAGTCTAATCACTCCTATACTAGCACAAATTCATTGGGGTGCACTCGTATTCGCTAGAATGATTATAGGATTGACCGGAGGCGTCACTTTTCCCGCTTGTCACACTTTAGTTGCCAAATGGGCACCTCCTGATGAACGAGCGCGTTTTGTTTGGTCTCTTTTAGGTGGTACGTTTGGTACTGTCTTCACGTATCCTATGGTTGCTGCTATAGCTGACTATATAAATTGGGAATCTGCGTGGTATATACCATCTGTGATGATGTTTTTATGGATAATATTTTGGGCATTGTTAACTTTTGATTCACCTATGGAACATCCGGGTATAaccgaagaggaaaaagaatatattttaaa TTCTCAAGCTGGAATAGTGAGAATGCAAAAGCCTACGTTAAAGCAGACACCAATCAAACAGATATTTACTTCGATTCCGTTCATCAGTCTTGTTATCTGCCACTTTGGCAAtcttttcttactctttttttatcaaaattcgTTAATGTTGTACATGACGAAAGCACTAGGTTTCCAACTTACCAAAGGCGGTACTGCTGCCGGTCTTCCTTGGGCTGGTAGAATGTtatttggtttctttttttgttgggCTGGcgataacattaaaaagaaacaacttaTGAGTGTCACTAAACTTCGAAAATGTGCTACTATATTTT cTCATCTATTACCAGgcatctttttaatattagttGGTTATGCCGAATGTTCCTTATATCTTGCTAACGTATTCTTGTTCTTTGCTTTGGGTTTCAACGGAGCGGCGAGTATAGCGAATCTCTCGAACAATCAAGATATCTCTCCAAATTTTGCAGGTTTTTTGTACGGAATTATGAATACTGTTGGGAGTGTATCTAGTGTGATAATACCGACGATGGTGGAAGAAATTGCAGGCAAATATGGG aATCCAATCCATAAATGGCGAATACTATTTTGGATTGGTGCTGGTGTGTGCATTCTGAGTatggttatttttattattggtgGAAGTggagaaatacaaaaatggaatgaaattaaagatcAACCAGATGCAGAGAGGGGAAAGGCAGAAGCTGGAACGACATAG